Within Cnuibacter physcomitrellae, the genomic segment GCTGGAACCCTGCCTCGGCACTCGAGAGCAGGGCGAGCACCGACGCGTACAGCGTGTCCTCATCCGGTGCGCCGAGGACGACGCCGATGAGGTCGCGGGTCTCGCCATCGGGTGCGGTGTACGGGGCGGAGAAGAGCAGGCAGCGCCCTGCCTCGTCGGTCGTGCCGGTCTTGATCCCGTTCACGCCGAGCTGGCCCAGCGCGCGGTTGGTGTTCTGGATCTCGCCGATCTGGGGCAGCACGTCGGTCGCGATGCCGACGATCTGAGCCAGCACCGGGTCGGCCATGACCAGGGCGCCGATGCGCAGGAGGTCGGACGTGCTGCTGCGGCTGCCGGGGTCGAGGCCGGACGAGTCGACGACGGCGGTGCTCGACAGCCCCTGCGCCGTGAGCCACGCGTCGGCGGCATCGAGATAGGCCGACACCGACCCGAACGCCCAGTTCACCAGGGTCACGCTGTAGTTGTTGGCCGACTCGAGGAGCATCACCTCGAGCACCTGCCGCTCGCTGAGCGTCTGCCCCGGGAAGACCGGGGCCCACGACCCCTCGACCGCAATGGTGTCGGCCAGGATCTGGGCGTCCGCCTGGGTGATCGCGATGTCCGGACCGTCCTGCCCGGGCGTGAGCGGATGCGCGTCGAGCACGACCAGGGCGGTGATGGTCTTCGTCACGCTGGCGATCGGCACGGAGGCGTCGTCGCCGCTGGAGCCCAGCACCTGGTCGGTCCCGGCGATCGAGATCGCGCTGCGCCCCGCGGCCGGCGTCGACAGCGTGGTCGCCACCGTGCTGGGCGCCGGGTCGGCGGACACCGTCAGCGCGGCGGCCGGGAGCGGAGCGAGGGCCACCGCGGGGACGTAGAGCCCGAGGACGACGAGCACCCCGAGGATGCTCCCGACGAGGATGCGCCGACGCCGGTAGACGGCGGGAGAGGCGGGGCGGGGCACCCGACGGAGTCTAGTGGAGCACTACATCAGCCCGCCGTCGACCGAGCGGACGAGGGGTACGTCCTCGTCGGGGACGAGGACGGCGGTGTCGCGGTTCAGGCTCTCGCCCCGGAAGAAGGGCTTGGCCCCGGGGAAGAAGAACCAGATCACCATGACGACCACGCCCAGCGCGAGCGAGCCGACGCCGATGACGAAGACGCCGCCGATGCCGAACAGCACCGTGCTGCCGTAGTCGGTGGCGAACATGTCGATCGCCGACT encodes:
- a CDS encoding D-alanyl-D-alanine carboxypeptidase family protein, whose amino-acid sequence is MPRPASPAVYRRRRILVGSILGVLVVLGLYVPAVALAPLPAAALTVSADPAPSTVATTLSTPAAGRSAISIAGTDQVLGSSGDDASVPIASVTKTITALVVLDAHPLTPGQDGPDIAITQADAQILADTIAVEGSWAPVFPGQTLSERQVLEVMLLESANNYSVTLVNWAFGSVSAYLDAADAWLTAQGLSSTAVVDSSGLDPGSRSSTSDLLRIGALVMADPVLAQIVGIATDVLPQIGEIQNTNRALGQLGVNGIKTGTTDEAGRCLLFSAPYTAPDGETRDLIGVVLGAPDEDTLYASVLALLSSAEAGFQQLDIVDQGSVVGTYTTEWGASSDVVTSEGLSASVWSQVTATRSAELDQDVTTGSAGETVGTARYTLDGGLSFGGDEELTVPLQLAGDLDGPDLWWRLTHPAALVG